GCCTCCAAGTGCTAAGCTAGTGCTTAAAACTCTTGAATATGAGGGACCTTTAAGCCAGAAGGATCTCGCATCAAGAAGTATGCTACCGGAGCGAACGGTAAGGCTAGCATTGAGCTATCTGTTAGATAAGGGTTATGTAAAGAAAAAGGTATCACTCAGAGATGCTAGACAGAGAATATATGAACTTAAGATCTAAAAATTCCACTCCTCTGCTAAGTGGGTGATCATAGATTACAAAATGCGGAGGGTCATATGAAAAACGAATTTTGAGATGACCTGTCACGGCCATAGAGGATGCAACCAGGCTACAGTATAATAACCATTGATGTTATAACATTTAGAAAATTCAACCTTCACTACGTTGCAATTACCGTCAACACTTAGAACTAAACAAACCTCGTGTGGTACCTGTAGTATGCATGTATTAAGATAGCGAGAATTGTTTGGAAAGATGCTTCTAAATGAACCAGTATATTTTTCAATCTTATTCCTATTATATGTCATCCATAGTTCTACAGCGTGAATCGTATCCCTATACTCACTCTCTTCCAACATATGCAAATTCATTTAAAAACACATAAGGATGTATGGAGAAAGTTATCTAATTTTATGTATCAGAAATTATTGCATGCATGTTATAGCATAAACGTGGAATCAATGCTCTTGTCTTCTCTTTATTGCAGCTTCTACAAATGAAAGAAACGTTTGTTCTGGTTTGCCCGGTCTACTCGTAAACTCTGCATGATACTGTACTGCTATGTAGAAATTATGATTTGGTATCTCAAGTATCTCCATTCTTCTGCCCTTGTCGCTAACTCCAGAAAATATCATTCCCAGCTTCTCGAACTGCCCTCTATATCGCTGGTTGAATTCGTATCTATGTCTGTGCCTCTTCGTTATTATAGTAGAACCATAAATTCTATTTGCCAAGGTATCCGGCATCACTTCAATTTCATGCGCTCCAAGCCTCATCGTTCCTCCTACGCTGTCAATGCCGGTTTGTTCTGGCAACAAATCTATCACAGGATCCTCTGTATTTGGATCAATCTCTGTAGAGTTTGCATGTGACAAGTTGCATACATGCCTAGCAAAGGCAACTGCCGCCAACTGAAAACCGAAACATATTCCTAGGTATGGAATGTTCTTCATTCTGGCATAATTTGCTGCGTTGATTATACCCTCACTGCCTCGTTCTCCAAAGCCTCCAGGTACTAATATGCCATCATAATTGTCTAACGACTGCAGATTGCCGTTTTCTAGTTGCTCCGAGTCTAAGAAGTCAATAGCTGGTTTATATCCTAGCTTTGCTCCCGCATGGCTCAATGCTTGGTTAACGCTGACGTAACTGTCAGCCAATTTTACATATTTGCCAACCATTGCAATCTTCACATCATTTTTGAAGTTCTTGTAAGAATTCAATACGTCAGCCCACTCGCCCCACCTAAACGGTCTTGTATCAAGGTTAAGTTTACGTATAACGGTAATATGCATGCCTTGCTCCTCCAAAATTTCAGGAACCGTGTATATTGATAACGAATCGTGACTAGAAATAACAGCCTTCTCTTCGACATTTGCGAAGAGAGATATCTTCCTTCTAGTACTTTGATCTAAAGGCACTTTGGATCTTACCGCAATAATATCTGGTTGTATACCTATTCTTCTCAGTTCCTGCACGCTGTGCTGCGTAGGTTTGGTCTTGATCTCGCCTACAACATCAAGTATAGGTGCCAAGGTGACGTGCACAAATAATGTTTTATCCGATCCTTCCTCCAAGCGCATCTGCCTCATTGCTTCCAGAAATGGTAGACTTTCAATATCACCAACTGTGCCTCCACATTCTACAACTAGAACGTCTACATCATCTACGCTAGCAGTCTTTCTTATTCTTCTCTTTATTTCGTCTGTTACATGAGGAATAATTTGCACACATTGTCCTAGGTATTCGCCCTTGCGTTCAGCCTCTATTACCTTTGCATAGATCTGGGCAGTGGTAATGTTATGATCCTTTGTCAGATCCACGTGAAGAAAGCGTTCATACGTTCCTATGTCCATATCACATTCCCCCCCATCGTTTGTAACGAACACCTCGCCGTGCATTATTGGATTCATCGTCCCTGCATCAAAGTTCAGGTATGGATCAATCTTTATGCACGAAACCTTTAGACCGCATAATTGTAGGAGCTTGGCAAGCGAAGCAGTAGTTATACCCTTTCCTAACCCAGACATAACACCGCCCGTAACGAAGATATATTTTGTCTTAGAATTTCCTAGTTCCTGCATATCGAGGTATGGTAAAACAGCCTTTTAATTGTTATTCTACTTTTACTTCGTGGCAGTCTTTAAACTTCTTGCCAGTCCTTCTATTTTCTCCAATACATGATTATTACCTTGATCAATTATATGGATAAAGGCGCTGCCAACTATTACGGCATCGGCACCAGCATTCAGCATGAACTTCACATGTTCGCGTCTGCTTACACCAAAACCAACAGCAAGTGGTATTTTACCTGCTGAAAATTTTTTTACGTGCCTTACCGCTTTTGCGGTATAATCCTCAAATCTCACACGTTCACCGGTTGTACCAAAAACAGATACCAGGTAAAGGAAGCCCGTAGTGGTCTTTACGATAACTTTCAACCTTTCCTCGCTAGTATTGGGGGAAACGAGAAATATCGTATCAAGACCGTATTTTGACGCATATTTCTTCAGTTCGCTGGATTCTTCAACGGTTAGATCAGGTATGATCACACCATCTATACCGCTGACCCTGGCATTTTTCATAAAATTGTCAAACCCCGGCTTGTATAGTATATTGCAATATGTCATTACCACTAATGGGACAGAATGACTGTCACTGATCTTTTTTGCAATCGCAAGTGCCTTCTGTGGTGTCATGCCTCTCTGGAGTGCAATGTACGATGCCTTTTGTATCGTTGTACCATCTGCAATTGGATCTGAAAATGGTATACCCAGTTC
This genomic stretch from Nitrososphaerales archaeon harbors:
- a CDS encoding CTP synthase, producing MQELGNSKTKYIFVTGGVMSGLGKGITTASLAKLLQLCGLKVSCIKIDPYLNFDAGTMNPIMHGEVFVTNDGGECDMDIGTYERFLHVDLTKDHNITTAQIYAKVIEAERKGEYLGQCVQIIPHVTDEIKRRIRKTASVDDVDVLVVECGGTVGDIESLPFLEAMRQMRLEEGSDKTLFVHVTLAPILDVVGEIKTKPTQHSVQELRRIGIQPDIIAVRSKVPLDQSTRRKISLFANVEEKAVISSHDSLSIYTVPEILEEQGMHITVIRKLNLDTRPFRWGEWADVLNSYKNFKNDVKIAMVGKYVKLADSYVSVNQALSHAGAKLGYKPAIDFLDSEQLENGNLQSLDNYDGILVPGGFGERGSEGIINAANYARMKNIPYLGICFGFQLAAVAFARHVCNLSHANSTEIDPNTEDPVIDLLPEQTGIDSVGGTMRLGAHEIEVMPDTLANRIYGSTIITKRHRHRYEFNQRYRGQFEKLGMIFSGVSDKGRRMEILEIPNHNFYIAVQYHAEFTSRPGKPEQTFLSFVEAAIKRRQEH
- the trpA gene encoding tryptophan synthase subunit alpha; translation: MTRISERFSALNSRKEHALIGYAVAGYPDEDRTLDVVRAMVNGGVDIIELGIPFSDPIADGTTIQKASYIALQRGMTPQKALAIAKKISDSHSVPLVVMTYCNILYKPGFDNFMKNARVSGIDGVIIPDLTVEESSELKKYASKYGLDTIFLVSPNTSEERLKVIVKTTTGFLYLVSVFGTTGERVRFEDYTAKAVRHVKKFSAGKIPLAVGFGVSRREHVKFMLNAGADAVIVGSAFIHIIDQGNNHVLEKIEGLARSLKTATK